A stretch of [Clostridium] innocuum DNA encodes these proteins:
- a CDS encoding class II fructose-bisphosphate aldolase, which translates to MLANLNEVWKLADEKKIAIGAFNIVNFENILAVLDTAEKLNMPVILAFAQTHEENNVMNLDTIGPVMVLMAQRAKVPVVVHLDHGVNLDYIKKSLKMGFTSVMFDGSALTYEENIRQTKEAVALARKYGVSIEAEIGKMAGITLNNEGVTENRASDRRNYTDPAEAKDFVEKTGVDCLACSFGTVHGEYFSEPKLDFELVKELKEAAGVPIVMHGGSGVSHADYKKVIANGVRKINYFTYMDKAGGEGVNAASPVKYFHDAAKAGQDAMQKDIESAMRCFVNMD; encoded by the coding sequence ATGTTAGCAAATCTGAATGAGGTATGGAAGCTTGCCGATGAGAAGAAAATCGCCATCGGTGCTTTCAATATCGTGAATTTTGAAAATATACTGGCTGTACTGGATACAGCAGAGAAACTGAATATGCCGGTAATTCTTGCGTTTGCACAGACGCATGAGGAGAATAATGTCATGAATCTGGATACGATCGGACCTGTTATGGTACTGATGGCACAGCGCGCAAAGGTGCCTGTGGTCGTTCATCTGGATCATGGTGTAAATCTGGATTACATTAAAAAATCTCTGAAAATGGGATTCACCTCTGTCATGTTTGACGGTTCCGCACTGACCTATGAAGAGAATATCAGGCAGACAAAGGAAGCTGTTGCCTTAGCTCGTAAATATGGAGTGTCCATAGAGGCTGAAATCGGTAAAATGGCAGGGATTACCTTAAATAATGAAGGTGTTACAGAAAACCGTGCATCAGATCGCAGGAATTACACAGATCCTGCAGAGGCGAAGGATTTTGTCGAGAAGACGGGAGTGGACTGTCTGGCATGTTCATTCGGAACGGTGCACGGCGAATATTTTTCAGAGCCGAAGCTTGACTTTGAACTGGTAAAGGAATTAAAGGAGGCAGCCGGTGTGCCCATTGTTATGCATGGAGGAAGCGGTGTAAGTCATGCGGATTACAAGAAGGTTATCGCAAACGGTGTTCGTAAAATCAATTACTTTACGTATATGGACAAAGCAGGTGGAGAAGGCGTAAATGCTGCATCTCCCGTGAAATATTTTCATGATGCCGCCAAAGCAGGACAGGATGCTATGCAGAAGGATATAGAGTCTGCAATGCGCTGTTTTGTGAATATGGATTAG